One Platichthys flesus chromosome 14, fPlaFle2.1, whole genome shotgun sequence genomic region harbors:
- the ptf1a gene encoding pancreas transcription factor 1 subunit alpha — protein sequence MDSVLDPFSALDSFSSPPYFDDDDFFTDHSSRDGHLDTDDFLDDDDFLTSHFQDYYSKDDCSRAAPNDGDYDIGNMSFSSSSSTFSYGCADSTSDLSPQTGHHGGPLLKRRRRMRSDREMQHLRQAANVRERRRMQSINDAFEGLRTHIPTLPYEKRLSKVDTLRLAIGYINFLAELVQSDLPIKNSSTEIHVQPKKVIICHRGTRSPSPSDPDYGLPPLAGHSLSWSDEKQLREQNIIRTTKVWTPEDPRKRPNKPGHTDIENEPPLSLVANYQSI from the exons ATGGACAGTGTGCTGGACCCGTTCTCTGCACTCgactctttctcctctcctccttatTTCGACGATGACGACTTTTTCACCGACCACTCGTCAAGAGACGGACACTTGGACACTGATGACTTTTTGGACGACGACGACTTCCTCACCAGTCATTTCCAAGACTATTACAGCAAAGACGACTGCAGCAGAGCAGCGCCTAATGATGGAGACTACGACATCGGCAACATgtccttttcctcctcatcctccaccttctcATACGGCTGTGCTGACAGCACGTCGGACCTGTCCCCACAGACGGGCCATCACGGCGGACCACTACTAAAGCGGAGGAGGCGAATGCGGTCTGACAGGGAGATGCAGCACTTGAGACAGGCGGCCAACGTCAGGGAGCGACGACGTATGCAGTCCATCAATGACGCGTTCGAGGGTCTTCGCACCCACATCCCCACTCTGCCCTACGAAAAGAGACTGTCCAAGGTGGACACTCTGCGGCTCGCCATCGGCTACATCAACTTCCTTGCCGAGCTTGTGCAATCCGATCTGCCAATCAAAAACTCCAGCACTGAAATCCACGTGCAACCCAAGAAGGTTATCATCTGTCACAGGGGAACAA GGTCTCCCTCTCCAAGCGACCCGGACTACGGGCTGCCTCCGCTGGCCGGTCACTCTCTGTCATGGTCGGATGAAAAACAACTCCGGGAGCAGAACATAATCCGCACCACCAAGGTTTGGACCCCGGAAGATCCGAGAAAACGGCCCAACAAACCGGGCCACACGGATATTGAAAACGAGCCTCCTCTCAGCCTTGTGGCCAATTACCAGTCCATCTGA